In the Rhizobium sp. CB3090 genome, one interval contains:
- a CDS encoding YciI family protein — MKYLCQVWFDGTKLDAMTKEEKHRLDSDSLGYDRDLMASGHMIHAEALQSPSSAVTVRVRNGETSVTDGPFIETKEYLGGFILIEAKDLNDAIRVAAGIPLAKLGSIEVRPIYSFGPEA, encoded by the coding sequence ATGAAATATCTTTGTCAGGTCTGGTTCGACGGCACGAAGCTCGATGCCATGACGAAAGAGGAAAAGCACAGGCTCGATTCGGATTCGCTCGGCTATGACCGCGATCTGATGGCAAGCGGCCACATGATCCATGCCGAAGCGCTGCAATCGCCAAGCTCGGCCGTGACGGTGCGGGTCCGCAACGGCGAGACGTCGGTGACGGATGGACCCTTCATTGAAACCAAGGAATATCTCGGCGGCTTCATCCTGATCGAAGCCAAGGACCTGAACGACGCGATCCGGGTTGCAGCGGGCATTCCGCTCGCCAAGCTCGGCAGCATCGAGGTACGGCCGATCTATTCCTTCGGTCCCGAAGCATAA
- a CDS encoding methyltransferase domain-containing protein produces MSIKTLDRTKGINNGEPMLHAAWLGSVNPQGGEVVTHIGAGTGYYTAILSMLTLPNGRVHAFEIDERLAERARENLAPFEDVSVTSGDATALQLPPSDLIYVNAGVVAPPVHWLESLRPGGRMIFPWHPSEDVAFAMLITRGQTEFSARPLMPAWFIPCIGASDPQLSLKVPDSAGAKTIRSVWLTKDREPDESAIAIFRDVWSRMRPLLRSQLLHKPRR; encoded by the coding sequence ATGTCAATCAAAACGTTGGACCGGACGAAGGGCATCAACAATGGCGAGCCTATGTTGCATGCGGCTTGGCTTGGCAGCGTCAATCCGCAGGGTGGGGAAGTGGTGACCCATATCGGAGCTGGTACCGGCTACTACACCGCGATCCTCTCCATGCTGACGCTTCCGAATGGCCGCGTGCATGCCTTTGAAATCGATGAGCGCCTTGCTGAGCGGGCGCGCGAGAACCTCGCGCCCTTCGAAGATGTTTCGGTTACATCCGGTGATGCCACCGCGCTCCAGCTGCCGCCATCCGACCTCATCTACGTGAATGCCGGCGTAGTAGCCCCGCCCGTGCATTGGCTGGAATCCCTGCGCCCAGGCGGTCGGATGATCTTTCCCTGGCATCCCAGCGAGGATGTTGCCTTCGCCATGCTGATCACCCGCGGCCAAACGGAATTCTCTGCACGGCCGTTGATGCCGGCTTGGTTCATTCCATGTATTGGCGCAAGCGACCCTCAGCTCAGCCTTAAGGTGCCAGACAGCGCCGGCGCAAAAACCATCCGCTCCGTCTGGCTGACCAAAGATCGAGAGCCGGACGAGAGTGCAATTGCGATTTTCCGCGACGTCTGGTCTCGGATGAGGCCGCTACTCCGATCGCAGTTGCTGCATAAGCCGCGCCGCTGA
- a CDS encoding AMP nucleosidase codes for MSNRISPFSPLDISSPSPFQPRSFDDPAKAVEALTELYERNTAFLIDSFTKLAKGAPVRARYRAFYPQVSIETTSFGHVDSRLSYGHVTAPGVYTTTVTRPQLFRHYLKEQLTLLMRSHNVPVVVSESTTPIPLHFAFGEGAHVEASATAFDDIPLRDLFDTPDLNTTDDEIANGEYIPPPGEPSPLAAFTAQRIDYSLARLAHYTATSANHFQNFVLFTNYQFYIDEFCNWARDLMAKGGDGYTAFVEPGNIITPAGASNPEGNTTPPRLPQMPAYHVKKKGHAGITMINIGVGPSNAKTITDHVAVLRPHAWLMLGHCAGLRNSQRLGDYVLAHAYMREDHVLDDDLPVWVPIPALAEVQVALEAAVAEITGYEGFELKRIMRTGTVGTIDNRNWELRDQAGPVKRLSQARAVALDMESATIAANGFRFRVPYGTLLCVSDKPLHGELKLPGMATAFYRTQVNQHLQIGIRAIQKLAAMPPETLHSRKLRSFFETAFQ; via the coding sequence ATGAGCAACCGAATCTCTCCTTTTTCACCCCTCGATATTTCCTCACCCAGTCCGTTTCAGCCGCGGAGCTTCGACGATCCTGCCAAGGCGGTCGAAGCTCTGACCGAGCTTTACGAGCGCAACACCGCTTTCCTGATCGACAGCTTCACCAAGCTCGCCAAGGGTGCGCCGGTCCGGGCGCGTTACCGCGCCTTCTACCCGCAGGTCAGCATCGAGACGACAAGCTTCGGCCATGTCGATTCGCGTCTTTCCTACGGCCATGTCACGGCGCCTGGCGTCTACACGACCACTGTCACCCGTCCGCAGCTTTTCCGGCATTATCTGAAAGAACAACTGACGCTGTTGATGCGCAGCCATAACGTGCCGGTGGTGGTGTCGGAATCGACGACGCCGATCCCGCTGCATTTCGCCTTCGGCGAAGGCGCGCATGTGGAAGCGTCTGCCACCGCTTTCGACGATATCCCACTGCGCGATCTCTTCGATACGCCGGACCTGAACACCACCGACGACGAAATCGCCAACGGCGAATATATCCCACCGCCCGGCGAGCCGTCGCCGCTGGCGGCATTTACAGCGCAGCGCATCGACTATTCCCTCGCCCGCCTCGCCCACTACACTGCGACCAGTGCGAACCATTTCCAGAACTTCGTGCTCTTCACGAACTACCAGTTCTATATCGACGAATTCTGCAACTGGGCGCGAGACCTGATGGCCAAGGGCGGCGACGGCTACACCGCTTTCGTCGAACCGGGCAATATCATCACGCCGGCGGGTGCCAGCAATCCGGAGGGGAACACGACCCCGCCCCGGCTGCCGCAGATGCCAGCCTACCATGTGAAAAAGAAGGGCCATGCCGGCATCACCATGATCAATATCGGCGTGGGTCCTTCCAACGCCAAGACGATCACCGACCATGTCGCCGTGCTCCGCCCGCATGCCTGGCTGATGCTCGGCCATTGCGCTGGCCTGCGCAACAGCCAGCGGCTCGGCGACTATGTGCTGGCCCATGCCTATATGCGCGAGGATCACGTTCTCGACGACGATCTGCCGGTGTGGGTGCCGATCCCGGCGCTCGCCGAAGTGCAGGTGGCGCTGGAAGCAGCCGTTGCCGAAATTACCGGCTATGAGGGCTTCGAGCTGAAGCGCATCATGCGCACGGGTACGGTCGGCACGATCGACAATCGCAACTGGGAACTGCGCGATCAGGCAGGGCCGGTCAAGCGCCTGTCGCAGGCTCGCGCTGTGGCGCTGGACATGGAGTCGGCGACGATCGCCGCCAACGGTTTCCGTTTCCGCGTTCCCTACGGCACGCTGCTCTGCGTCTCCGACAAGCCGCTACATGGCGAACTGAAACTCCCGGGTATGGCGACTGCCTTCTACCGGACGCAGGTGAACCAGCATTTGCAGATCGGTATCCGCGCCATCCAGAAACTCGCCGCGATGCCGCCGGAAACGCTGCATTCACGCAAGCTGCGCAGTTTCTTCGAAACGGCATTTCAATAG
- a CDS encoding DUF2147 domain-containing protein: MIRATILTAALLFSAGVALADEPIVGNWKTVEGDTAAITPCADSYCVTLKTGKYAGRQIGKMQGKDGAYTGELTDPEENKTYSGSGTVSGKTVKMQGCVLKIFCKSQTWTKL; the protein is encoded by the coding sequence ATGATTCGCGCCACCATTCTCACCGCAGCACTGCTCTTTAGCGCGGGCGTGGCTCTAGCCGACGAGCCGATCGTCGGCAATTGGAAGACGGTGGAAGGTGATACCGCCGCCATCACGCCTTGCGCCGACAGCTACTGCGTGACGCTGAAGACCGGCAAATATGCCGGCCGCCAGATCGGCAAGATGCAGGGCAAGGACGGAGCCTACACCGGCGAACTTACGGATCCAGAGGAGAACAAGACCTATAGCGGCTCCGGCACTGTCAGCGGTAAAACCGTGAAGATGCAGGGCTGCGTTCTCAAGATCTTCTGCAAGTCGCAAACCTGGACGAAGCTTTAA
- a CDS encoding sel1 repeat family protein — MARFEIPTSEMAMMGGNSAEALCELGIIHATGRGCKADLVTAHKWLNIAAIKGSDRAAELRADVAASLTKMELATALRAAREWMTTH, encoded by the coding sequence ATGGCACGCTTCGAAATACCGACATCCGAAATGGCCATGATGGGTGGCAACAGCGCTGAAGCCCTTTGCGAATTGGGCATAATCCATGCAACCGGCAGGGGCTGCAAGGCAGACCTCGTTACCGCCCACAAATGGTTGAATATCGCCGCCATCAAGGGCAGCGACCGCGCCGCCGAGCTCCGCGCCGACGTCGCAGCCTCGCTGACCAAGATGGAGCTCGCCACAGCGCTCCGCGCCGCCCGCGAGTGGATGACCACGCACTGA
- a CDS encoding pyridoxal phosphate-dependent aminotransferase, with product MSAFSRFTPLISALPSTVPFVGPEALERQRGLTVQARIGANENGFGPAPSVIETMREQAGDIWKYNDPENFALKGALAAHLGVKPANIAVGEGIDSLLGLIVRMVVEPGAPVVTSLGGYPTFNFHVAGFGGRLETVPYVDDREDLDGLLEAVKRENAPLVYFANPDNPMGSWWDSEKIVAFARALPESCLLVLDEAYSETGPADSLPDISALIDLPNVLRTRTFSKAYGLAGARVGYAIGVPETVLAFDKIRNHFGMNRLATAAALAALKDQAYLAEVVGKIHAARDHIGTIARNNGLLPLASATNFVAVDCGRDGAYARAIVDGLIQHGVFIRMPGVAPLNRCIRISVGPKRDLDLLAEALPKVLKAIG from the coding sequence ATGTCCGCCTTTTCGCGCTTCACCCCGCTGATCAGCGCCCTCCCCTCCACTGTGCCCTTCGTTGGCCCGGAAGCCCTCGAACGCCAGCGCGGCCTGACCGTCCAAGCGCGTATCGGCGCCAATGAAAACGGCTTCGGCCCCGCTCCCTCCGTCATCGAGACCATGCGCGAGCAGGCAGGTGATATCTGGAAATACAATGATCCGGAAAATTTCGCCTTAAAGGGAGCGCTCGCTGCGCATCTCGGCGTCAAGCCCGCGAACATTGCGGTCGGCGAAGGCATCGACAGCCTGCTCGGCCTCATCGTGCGCATGGTGGTCGAACCGGGAGCACCCGTCGTCACGTCGCTCGGCGGCTATCCGACCTTCAATTTCCATGTGGCCGGCTTTGGCGGTCGGCTGGAAACGGTGCCCTATGTCGACGATCGTGAGGATCTCGACGGGCTACTGGAGGCGGTAAAGCGCGAAAACGCGCCTCTTGTCTATTTCGCCAACCCCGACAACCCGATGGGAAGCTGGTGGGATTCCGAGAAGATCGTCGCCTTCGCCCGCGCACTGCCGGAAAGCTGCCTGCTCGTCCTCGACGAAGCCTATAGCGAAACCGGCCCCGCCGACTCCTTGCCCGATATTTCCGCATTGATCGATCTGCCGAATGTGCTGCGCACCCGCACCTTCTCCAAGGCTTACGGCCTTGCCGGCGCACGTGTCGGCTATGCCATCGGCGTGCCGGAGACGGTGCTGGCTTTCGACAAGATCCGCAATCACTTCGGCATGAACCGGTTGGCGACGGCGGCCGCGCTTGCGGCGCTGAAGGATCAGGCCTATCTCGCCGAAGTCGTGGGCAAAATCCACGCCGCGAGGGACCATATCGGCACGATTGCCCGCAACAACGGGCTTTTACCGCTCGCCTCTGCCACCAATTTCGTTGCCGTCGATTGCGGCCGCGACGGGGCCTATGCGCGCGCCATCGTCGATGGGCTGATCCAGCACGGTGTCTTCATCCGAATGCCGGGCGTTGCGCCGCTCAATCGCTGCATTCGCATCAGCGTCGGGCCAAAGCGCGATCTCGACCTTCTGGCGGAAGCGCTACCGAAGGTGTTGAAAGCGATCGGCTGA
- a CDS encoding PilZ domain-containing protein, whose amino-acid sequence MTMLRATHLAKVKSEVYERKWERFFVQRPARIIAVRPCLTGISSRSAEIIDISQGGASFIVGTTVGLPKHYYLNILGLAYRIGCAEISRMGNRVNVRFINLIEPETLRRVVRADFMIGNVEAMAARGKRQ is encoded by the coding sequence ATGACAATGCTTCGCGCAACGCATCTGGCGAAAGTCAAATCCGAAGTCTACGAACGGAAGTGGGAACGGTTCTTCGTTCAGCGGCCGGCCCGTATTATTGCCGTACGCCCATGCCTGACAGGCATCTCAAGCCGCAGTGCTGAGATCATCGACATTTCACAAGGCGGCGCCAGCTTCATCGTCGGCACGACCGTTGGCCTTCCGAAACACTATTATTTGAACATACTAGGTCTCGCCTATCGCATCGGCTGCGCCGAGATCAGCCGCATGGGCAACCGCGTCAATGTTCGCTTCATCAACCTGATCGAGCCGGAAACATTGAGACGCGTCGTGCGCGCCGATTTCATGATCGGCAATGTCGAAGCGATGGCGGCCCGAGGCAAGCGGCAATAG
- a CDS encoding host attachment family protein — protein sequence MVDIRISRGTWVVVCDGAKALILKSSDSGPHPDLRTCEIMEQPHAPDRELGADKPGRTHQAEGFGASAVEETEWHEQAAAEFLKSVATKVDALVQQKGINRLVLVAPPRALGLLRPCLGAHSQAVIVAEVAKDLTNFPVDQIGRHLVA from the coding sequence ATGGTTGATATCAGAATTTCCCGAGGAACATGGGTTGTCGTTTGCGACGGCGCCAAGGCGCTGATCCTGAAGAGTTCGGATAGCGGCCCGCATCCGGATTTGCGAACGTGCGAAATCATGGAGCAGCCGCATGCACCGGATCGGGAACTCGGCGCGGACAAGCCGGGACGCACGCACCAGGCCGAAGGATTCGGAGCCAGCGCCGTGGAGGAAACGGAATGGCATGAGCAGGCGGCGGCCGAATTTTTGAAAAGCGTCGCGACAAAGGTCGATGCGCTCGTGCAGCAGAAAGGCATCAACCGCCTCGTCCTCGTCGCGCCGCCGCGCGCGCTCGGCCTCCTGCGCCCATGTCTCGGGGCTCATTCGCAGGCGGTTATCGTCGCCGAAGTCGCCAAGGACCTGACGAATTTCCCCGTCGATCAGATCGGGCGTCATCTCGTCGCCTGA
- a CDS encoding glyoxalase superfamily protein, translating to MTTIYPSIDELKAQAKRLRQAIAERGGDITHSAALELVAKQYGLRDWNTLSALAAKPNAVPSAPVAVGTAVRGRYLNQPFTGKVLALSEQSGGLHRITIHFDAPVDVVTFESFSAFRQRINAQIDANGISPRKTSDGVPHLVLDI from the coding sequence GTGACGACGATCTATCCGTCCATCGATGAATTGAAAGCGCAGGCCAAACGTCTGCGTCAGGCCATCGCCGAGCGCGGTGGCGACATTACCCACAGTGCTGCCCTTGAGCTGGTTGCCAAGCAATATGGACTTCGCGACTGGAACACGCTATCGGCACTTGCCGCAAAACCGAACGCGGTGCCCAGCGCGCCGGTTGCCGTCGGAACAGCGGTTCGCGGCCGCTATCTGAACCAGCCCTTCACCGGCAAGGTTCTGGCACTCTCCGAACAGTCTGGCGGGCTTCACAGGATCACCATCCATTTCGACGCTCCGGTGGATGTCGTTACCTTCGAGAGCTTCTCGGCCTTCCGGCAGCGCATCAACGCCCAGATCGATGCCAACGGCATCTCGCCGCGCAAGACCTCGGATGGCGTGCCGCATCTGGTGCTGGACATCTAA
- a CDS encoding MATE family efflux transporter, protein MTNYSENNIFLSGWLPGIFARTAAPIIMITTINGLFAVVDAYFLGVFVGADALSAVSLIFPALMLLIALQSLVSNGMASILARRLGAGDRTGARQVFSAAHGLALAVVIIINALYWMAGRQVIAAGAAGNAAVAANAGAFMGIMVGFAPVSFLLSVHIDALRCEGKIGFMTLVTLASTLLNIFANWLLMAVMHWGVIGSAAGSIAAQFICLAIILLYRWRQPGALRPSLSFPIAEWRGIVAFGAPMSLGFIGISLSSAAILFNLAIWHEGDYVATVGAYGIITRVMTFAYLPLLGLSIALQTISGHNHGASLSARVGRSLQIAMVSALIYCSVVELAVEMLAGRLGALFVGNSVIIGEVGRILPWTVGAYFLFGQMIVLSSYFQSIGDAKRGAIFGLARPYLFTLPLTFLLPFIFGETGIWMVPVFAETGMLLLACLVLSRNARDRGWRYGLLPA, encoded by the coding sequence ATGACGAATTATTCCGAAAACAACATCTTCCTGAGCGGTTGGCTGCCGGGCATCTTTGCCCGCACGGCCGCGCCGATCATCATGATCACAACCATCAACGGCCTGTTTGCCGTCGTCGACGCTTATTTCCTCGGCGTCTTCGTGGGTGCCGACGCGCTCTCGGCGGTCAGCCTCATCTTTCCGGCGTTGATGTTGTTGATCGCGCTGCAATCGCTGGTTTCCAACGGCATGGCGAGCATCCTGGCGCGCCGTTTGGGGGCGGGAGATCGAACGGGGGCGAGGCAGGTTTTCAGCGCCGCCCATGGCTTGGCCTTAGCAGTGGTGATCATAATCAATGCGCTCTATTGGATGGCCGGGCGGCAAGTGATCGCGGCAGGTGCTGCTGGCAATGCCGCGGTCGCCGCCAATGCCGGCGCTTTCATGGGCATCATGGTCGGCTTTGCTCCGGTGAGTTTCCTGCTGTCCGTGCACATCGATGCTCTGCGTTGCGAGGGCAAGATCGGCTTCATGACGCTGGTGACGCTTGCCTCGACCCTGCTCAATATTTTCGCCAACTGGCTGCTGATGGCAGTGATGCATTGGGGTGTCATCGGTTCGGCCGCCGGTTCGATCGCGGCGCAATTCATTTGCCTGGCGATCATTCTGCTCTACCGGTGGCGACAGCCGGGCGCATTGAGGCCGTCGCTGTCATTTCCGATTGCCGAATGGCGTGGGATCGTCGCCTTCGGTGCGCCGATGAGCCTCGGCTTCATCGGCATATCCCTGAGTTCTGCGGCAATCCTCTTCAACCTGGCGATTTGGCACGAGGGAGACTATGTCGCGACGGTGGGCGCTTACGGAATCATCACCCGGGTGATGACCTTCGCCTATCTGCCGCTCCTCGGTCTCAGTATCGCCCTGCAGACGATATCCGGGCACAATCACGGCGCCTCACTTTCCGCCCGCGTCGGCCGGAGCCTGCAGATCGCCATGGTGTCGGCGCTGATTTATTGCAGCGTGGTGGAACTGGCCGTCGAAATGCTGGCGGGCAGGCTTGGTGCCCTGTTTGTCGGCAATTCCGTCATCATCGGGGAGGTGGGGCGGATATTGCCCTGGACGGTCGGCGCCTATTTCCTCTTCGGGCAGATGATCGTGCTGTCGTCCTATTTCCAGTCGATCGGCGATGCCAAGCGGGGTGCGATTTTCGGCCTGGCACGGCCCTATCTCTTCACGCTGCCGCTGACGTTCCTGCTGCCCTTCATCTTCGGCGAAACCGGGATCTGGATGGTGCCTGTCTTCGCCGAGACGGGGATGCTCCTGCTCGCCTGCTTGGTGTTGTCGCGCAATGCCAGGGACCGCGGCTGGCGATACGGTCTGCTACCGGCATAA
- the iolB gene encoding 5-deoxy-glucuronate isomerase: protein MPNLKVKPDGFHGRVTRVTPESAGWTYVGFDLYRLMPGETASAETGDREVCLVWVSGKASAKAGGKDFGSLGGRMSPFEGAPHALYIPAGSNWSVVAETDLELAVCSAPGGGSHEARAIPPGTHPALTRGKGTNVRYVNNIMPEDDGAAHSLLVVEVITPGGHTSSYPPHKHDQDNLPNESFLEETYYHRLNPPQGFGFQRVYTDDRSLDEVMVLEDGDVTLVPKGYHPCAACHGYDLYYLNVMAGPKRVWKFHNAPEHEWLLKA from the coding sequence ATGCCAAATCTCAAGGTCAAACCTGATGGCTTCCACGGTCGCGTCACCCGTGTCACGCCCGAAAGCGCCGGATGGACCTATGTCGGCTTCGACCTTTACCGTTTGATGCCCGGCGAGACCGCTTCCGCCGAGACCGGCGACCGCGAAGTCTGCCTCGTCTGGGTCAGCGGCAAGGCGAGCGCCAAGGCGGGGGGCAAGGATTTCGGCTCCCTCGGCGGCCGCATGAGCCCATTCGAAGGCGCGCCGCACGCGCTTTATATTCCGGCCGGCTCCAACTGGTCCGTCGTTGCCGAGACCGATCTCGAACTGGCCGTCTGCTCGGCTCCGGGCGGTGGCTCCCATGAGGCGCGGGCCATTCCGCCGGGCACGCATCCGGCGCTGACGCGCGGCAAGGGCACCAACGTCCGCTATGTCAACAACATCATGCCGGAAGATGACGGTGCGGCGCACTCCCTCCTGGTGGTCGAAGTCATCACGCCGGGCGGCCATACCTCGTCTTATCCGCCGCACAAACACGATCAGGACAATTTGCCGAACGAAAGCTTCCTCGAGGAGACCTATTATCACCGTCTCAACCCGCCGCAGGGCTTCGGCTTCCAGCGGGTCTATACCGATGATCGCTCGCTGGATGAAGTCATGGTGCTGGAGGATGGCGATGTGACGCTGGTGCCGAAAGGATATCACCCCTGCGCCGCCTGCCATGGCTACGATCTCTATTATCTCAACGTCATGGCCGGTCCGAAACGCGTCTGGAAGTTCCACAATGCGCCGGAACATGAGTGGCTTCTGAAGGCATAA
- the iolE gene encoding myo-inosose-2 dehydratase: MKAKLGMSPIAWWNDDLPELSDDVSLEECLRQSRGAGFTGMEQGRRFPSNPDEMLPILRAADVTLCGGWFSGTLVNEELAANKDRIAPMIELFKAVNAPCIVYGEVGRSIQGDRSKPLATKPRLSDEEMKSYARRVTEFGEWCAEQGMPLSYHHHMAAVVETEPELDAFMRNSGEGIPLLLDAGHLAFAGGDVLRAIDNHHARINHVHVKDIRKSVVDGLDRSRQSFLDAVALGAFTVPGDGSLDFGAIVKRFADYGYEGWFVVEAEQDPRKAPPQKMAEIGHAELMRVMTAAGYTVETEGFPKG, from the coding sequence ATGAAGGCCAAACTCGGCATGTCGCCCATCGCCTGGTGGAACGACGATCTTCCGGAACTCAGCGACGACGTATCACTCGAGGAATGCCTGCGCCAGTCACGCGGCGCCGGCTTTACCGGTATGGAACAGGGCCGGCGTTTCCCCAGCAATCCCGATGAGATGCTGCCGATCCTGCGCGCCGCCGACGTGACGCTTTGCGGCGGCTGGTTCTCGGGCACGCTGGTCAATGAGGAGCTGGCCGCGAACAAGGATCGCATCGCTCCGATGATCGAGCTGTTCAAGGCGGTCAATGCGCCTTGCATCGTCTATGGCGAAGTCGGCCGTTCCATCCAGGGCGACCGCTCCAAGCCGCTCGCCACCAAGCCGCGTCTTTCGGATGAAGAGATGAAGTCCTACGCCCGCCGCGTCACCGAGTTTGGCGAATGGTGCGCCGAGCAGGGCATGCCGCTCTCCTACCATCATCACATGGCGGCCGTCGTCGAAACTGAGCCGGAACTCGACGCCTTCATGCGCAATTCCGGCGAAGGCATTCCGCTTCTCCTCGATGCGGGTCATCTGGCCTTTGCCGGCGGCGACGTGCTCCGCGCCATCGACAATCATCACGCCCGCATCAACCACGTTCACGTCAAGGACATCCGCAAGTCCGTTGTGGACGGGCTGGATCGCAGCCGGCAGTCCTTCCTCGACGCGGTGGCACTCGGCGCGTTCACAGTGCCGGGCGACGGCTCGCTCGATTTCGGCGCTATTGTCAAGCGTTTTGCGGATTACGGTTACGAAGGCTGGTTCGTCGTCGAGGCCGAACAGGACCCGCGCAAGGCTCCGCCGCAGAAGATGGCCGAGATCGGCCACGCCGAATTGATGCGCGTCATGACGGCAGCCGGTTATACGGTGGAAACCGAAGGCTTTCCCAAGGGGTAA
- the iolD gene encoding 3D-(3,5/4)-trihydroxycyclohexane-1,2-dione acylhydrolase (decyclizing), with amino-acid sequence MGKTIRLTMAQAVAHFLKKQMTVIDGQKQPIFGGVWAIFGHGNVAGMGEALYQVREELPTYRAHNEQGMAHAAIAYAKTSFRQRFMACTTSIGPGALNMVTAAGVAHVNRIPVLFLPGDVFANRAPDPVLQQIEDFGDGTVSANDAFRPVSRYFDRITRPEQIITALKRAMQVLTDPLDCGPVTLSLCQDVQAEAFDYPESFFEERVWTPRRPQPDADELANAIALIRRSEKPVIVAGGGVLYSQATKELAAFAEAHAIPVVVTQAGKSAIDETHPLALGSVGVTGTSAANAIAEETDLVIAVGTRCQDFTTGSWALFKNEKLTMIGLNIAAYDASKHSGHPLVTDAREGLKALSAGLSGWKAPSVLVEKATQEKKIWLEAAAKAMATTNTALPSDAQVIGAVTRTIGGEKSIVLCAAGGLPGELHKLWPATAPGSYHMEYGFSCMGYEIAGGLGAKMARPDKEVVVMVGDGSYMMLNSELATSVMLGLKLTIVLLDNRGYGCINRLQMATGGANFNNLLKDSRHEIMPEIDFRAHAESMGAVAVKVASIAELEQAIEASKKNDRTSVIVIDTDPLITTDEGGHWWDVAVPEVSPRAEVNKARAGYEKARAAQRIG; translated from the coding sequence ATGGGCAAGACGATCCGATTGACGATGGCGCAGGCCGTCGCGCATTTCCTCAAAAAGCAGATGACCGTGATCGATGGCCAGAAACAGCCGATCTTCGGCGGGGTCTGGGCGATCTTCGGCCATGGCAACGTCGCCGGCATGGGGGAAGCGCTCTACCAGGTGCGCGAGGAATTGCCGACCTACCGCGCCCATAACGAACAGGGCATGGCGCATGCCGCCATTGCCTATGCGAAGACCAGCTTCCGCCAGCGCTTCATGGCCTGCACGACATCGATCGGTCCTGGCGCGCTGAATATGGTGACCGCCGCCGGCGTGGCGCATGTCAACCGCATCCCAGTGCTTTTCCTCCCCGGCGATGTCTTCGCCAACCGCGCTCCCGATCCGGTGTTGCAGCAGATCGAGGATTTCGGCGACGGCACGGTATCGGCCAACGATGCCTTCCGTCCTGTTTCACGCTATTTCGATCGCATCACCCGGCCCGAGCAGATCATCACGGCGCTGAAGCGCGCCATGCAGGTTCTGACCGATCCGCTCGATTGCGGTCCGGTGACATTGTCGCTTTGCCAGGATGTGCAGGCTGAGGCCTTCGACTATCCGGAGAGCTTCTTCGAGGAACGCGTCTGGACGCCGCGCCGCCCGCAGCCGGATGCGGATGAACTGGCAAACGCCATCGCGCTGATCCGCAGATCCGAAAAGCCCGTGATCGTCGCCGGCGGCGGCGTGCTTTATTCCCAGGCGACGAAGGAGCTTGCTGCTTTCGCGGAAGCACATGCCATTCCCGTCGTCGTGACACAGGCGGGTAAATCGGCGATCGACGAAACGCATCCGCTGGCGCTTGGCTCGGTCGGCGTCACCGGCACTTCGGCCGCAAACGCGATTGCCGAGGAAACCGATCTGGTTATCGCTGTCGGCACCCGCTGCCAGGATTTCACCACCGGTTCCTGGGCGCTGTTCAAGAACGAAAAGCTAACGATGATCGGCCTCAACATTGCGGCCTATGATGCGTCGAAGCACAGTGGTCACCCCCTAGTGACAGATGCCCGCGAAGGACTGAAAGCTTTGTCCGCCGGCCTTTCCGGCTGGAAAGCTCCGTCGGTGCTTGTCGAGAAGGCGACACAGGAAAAGAAGATCTGGCTGGAGGCTGCTGCCAAGGCGATGGCAACGACGAATACCGCCCTGCCCTCCGATGCCCAGGTGATCGGCGCCGTCACCCGCACGATCGGCGGCGAGAAAAGCATTGTGCTCTGCGCGGCCGGCGGCCTGCCGGGGGAGCTGCATAAGCTCTGGCCGGCGACCGCGCCCGGCAGCTATCACATGGAATACGGTTTCTCCTGCATGGGCTATGAGATCGCTGGCGGCCTTGGCGCGAAGATGGCGCGCCCGGACAAGGAAGTCGTCGTCATGGTCGGCGACGGCTCCTACATGATGCTGAATTCGGAGCTGGCGACTTCTGTGATGCTCGGCCTGAAACTCACCATCGTCCTCCTCGACAACAGAGGGTACGGCTGCATCAACCGGCTCCAGATGGCGACCGGCGGCGCGAACTTCAACAATCTGCTCAAGGATTCGCGGCACGAAATCATGCCGGAGATCGATTTCCGGGCGCATGCCGAGAGCATGGGCGCCGTTGCCGTCAAAGTTGCCTCTATCGCCGAGCTGGAACAGGCAATCGAAGCATCGAAAAAGAACGACCGCACCTCGGTCATCGTCATCGACACCGATCCGCTGATTACCACGGACGAAGGCGGGCACTGGTGGGATGTCGCCGTTCCCGAGGTCAGCCCGCGCGCCGAAGTCAACAAGGCCCGTGCCGGCTATGAAAAAGCCCGCGCCGCCCAGCGCATCGGCTAA